The proteins below come from a single Tachysurus fulvidraco isolate hzauxx_2018 chromosome 13, HZAU_PFXX_2.0, whole genome shotgun sequence genomic window:
- the LOC113649665 gene encoding zinc transporter 10, protein MDRSAVWAEPLHRCMLVLTCTLLLCEVIAGHLCNSLMNTVDSFHTLYILIDMITSQRGSEENPGVSTQPRTTESGEESCPNLCAEESHTSPLSDGSQYARIRLQPVGGLISALMLSSLCVSFSFHIFSHTLQPQPIQHPLLATAVGACSLLFNLLLLVWRRARRTDAGDKDLRKGGTEAPLTPAGSPQGRVLMFCNPGVPSVLHPDSQDQTFPPHNISVSHDAAGDISECIRNIITVFHSLLGSALILLNGLLHLLSVRFQESWGVTVYLDPGFSMLTTLVLIAVVVPELRRHVFLLLQACPAGLSTEELAVEIGGVPGVLAVHELHVWQLTETCIVASVHVYWPSSLSALECSQLLRSITEVLRRFGVKRCTIQPEFLTFDPEDAALRPDCALHCGKACVRKMCCLPPEERFSSTSVHVTHS, encoded by the exons atggACAGGTCAGCAGTGTGGGCGGAGCCTCTGCACAGGTGCATGCTGGTCCTGACCTGTACGCTCCTGCTGTGTGAGGTCATCGCTGGACATCTGTGTAACTCGCTCATGAACACAGTGGACAGCTTCCACACCCTCTACATCCTCATTGACATGATCACCTCCCAGCGAGGTTCTGAGGAGAACCCTGGTGTCTCCACACAACCTAGGACAACAGAATCGGGGGAGGAGTCGTGTCCCAACCTCTGTGCTGAGGAGAGCCACACATCTCCTCTGTCTGATGGATCTCAGTATGCTAGGATCCGCCTGCAGCCAGTCGGAGGTCTGATCTCAGCTCTGATGCTctcttcactctgtgtgtctttcagcTTTCATATCTTCAGCCACACTCTGCAGCCTCAGCCCATACAGCACCCTCTACTGGCCACGGCTGTGGGTGCATGCAGTCTGCTGTTTAATCTTCTGCTGCTGGTGTGGAGAAGAGCCAGACGGACAGATGCAGGAGATAAAGATCTCCGAAAAGGTGGGACAGAAGCTCCTTTAACTCCAGCGG GTTCTCCTCAGGGTAGAGTGCTGATGTTCTGTAACCCCGGAGTGCCCAGTGTTCTCCATCCAGACTCTCAGGACCAGACCTTTCCTCCTCACAACATCTCCGTTTCCCATGATGCAGCAGGTGACATCAGTGAGTGCATCAGGAACATCATCACAGTGTTCCACAGCCTCCTGGGTTCTGCTCTCATTCTTCTGAACGGATTACTTCACCTTCTCAGCGTGAGGTTCCAGGAGAGCTGGGGTGTGACTGTGTACCTGGACCCAGGGTTCTCCATGCTCACCACCCTGGTTCTGATAGCAGTGGTGGTTCCTGAGCTCCGACGTCACGTCTTCCTCCTGCTGCAGGCATGTCCAGCAGGCCTGAGCACGGAGGAGCTGGCGGTGGAGATCGGAGGTGTCCCTGGTGTCTTAGCCGTGCACGAGCTCCACGTCTGGCAGCTCACTGAGACATGCATCGTGGCATCGGTGCATGTTTACTGGCCATCAAGTCTGAGTGCACTCGAATGTTCTCAACTCCTGAGGAGCATCACAGAGGTGCTGAGGAGGTTCGGGGTGAAGCGCTGCACCATACAGCCTGAGTTTCTGACCTTTGACCCAGAGGACGCTGCGTTGCGGCCAGACTGTGCACTGCACTGTGGGAAAGCGTGTGTGAGGAAGATGTGCTGTTTACCTCCAGAGGAACGTTTCAGCTCCACATCTGTCCACGTGACCCACAGTTAG